A window of the Henckelia pumila isolate YLH828 chromosome 3, ASM3356847v2, whole genome shotgun sequence genome harbors these coding sequences:
- the LOC140886968 gene encoding uncharacterized protein isoform X2, whose protein sequence is MSLFDIHTPHIYTYIIYLFFELVLVDIFIKLVMDKTWMYLPRQTEEYRKGLESFLDFAFSNANVNGKIACPCARCKIGICVSREDAYDHLTVDGFIKGYTHWVAHGEISSSASSVSSSVPYRADVDDMEGLVHEAFGVPQHDENINNTSGFEKDNDIPIGEAQKFYKLIDDSQEELYPGCKKFSKLAFIIRLLHLKCLGKMTNKIFDMLLDLLREAFPNAMKDLPKSYYEAEKLMKQLGLGYEKIDACPNDCTLYWRLDKERVKCKTCDEPRWETSEGDPSGEKRKVARKVLWYFPIKPRLQRLFMSCKTAVHMRWHSESRTKDGYMRHPADSPAWKTFDHNHLEFAKDPRNVRLGLASDGFNPFKNMSVVHSTWPVVLVPYNLPPWMCMKQPYFMLSLLIPGPSAPGNNIDIYLQPLIADLKDLWEVGVETYDASTKQNFQLHAALLWTISDFPGYATLSGWSTKGKFACPVCHKFTHARWLKNGKKYCYMGHRKFLNSDHEFRKNAQHFDGTEEYGRPPPLLSGDEVINELKNFKLKFGKTVDDNPELPYNWKKMSIFFDLPYWKDNVIRHNLDLMHIEKNVCESICGTLLNMKGKTKDNIKSRLDLQEIGIRSALHPIKKGPSRVSLPPACYSMGKKEKGIFCKVLKKVKVPDGYASNISRCVQLKPAKLIGLKSHDNHILMQQLLPVALRRTLSKLVRTPLIKLSSTTCWTSSLPMDVSI, encoded by the exons aTGTCTTTGTTTGATATTCATACtccacatatatatacatatattatatatttgttttttgaaCTTGTGTTAGTAgatatttttatcaaacttgTGATGGATAAAACTTGGATGTATTTGCCGAGACAAACTGAGGAATACAGAAAAGGACTGGAGAGTTTCCTAGATTTTGCATTTTCTAATGCAAACGTAAATGGAAAAATTGCATGTCCTTGTGCAAGATGTAAGATTGGCATATGTGTTTCAAGAGAGGATGCTTATGATCATTTGACGGTTGATGGATTTATCAAAGGTTATACCCACTGGGTTGCTCATGGAGAGATATCAAGTAGTGCATCTTCAGTATCTAGTTCTGTTCCATATCGTGCTGATGTAGATGATATGGAGGGGCTAGTTCACGAGGCTTTTGGGGTCCCACAACACGACGAAAATATTAACAATACATCAGGATTTGAAAAGGATAATGATATTCCAATTGGGGAGGCCCAAAAATTCTATAAACTAATTGATGATTCGCAAGAAGAGTTATATCCAGGCTGCAAGAAATTTTCAAAACTTGCATTCATCATTCGCTTGCTTCACTTAAAATGTCTTGGTAAAATGACCAATAAAATCTTCGACATGCTTTTGGATTTGTTGAGAGAAGCATTTCCTAATGCCATGAAGGATTTACCAAAATCATATTATGAAGCAGAGAAATTGATGAAGCAATTAGGACTTGGCTACGAAAAGATCGATGCTTGCCCTAATGATTGCACCTTGTACTGGAGGTTGGACAAAGAAAGAGTTAAATGCAAAACATGTGATGAGCCAAGATGGGAAACTTCTGAAGGTGATCCAAGTGGTGAGAAGAGGAAAGTTGCACGAAAGGTTTTATGGTATTTTCCAATAAAGCCTAGGTTACAACGTTTGTTCATGTCGTGCAAAACAGCAGTCCATATGAGATGGCATTCTGAATCTCGCACAAAAGATGGTTACATGCGGCATCCAGCCGATTCCCCAGCTTGGAAAACGTTTGACCATAATCATCTAGAATTCGCAAAGGATCCCCGGAACGTAAGGCTTGGATTAGCTTCTGATGGATTTAATCCATTCAAAAACATGAGTGTGGTGCACAGTACATGGCCAGTCGTTTTAGTGCCATATAATCTTCCGCCATGGATGTGTATGAAACAACCATACTTTATGTTATCGTTGTTAATACCTGGTCCATCTGCTCCTGGAAATAACATCGACATATACTTGCAGCCCCTTATTGCagatttgaaggatttgtgGGAAGTAGGAGTGGAGACATATGATGCATCAACCAAGCAAAATTTTCAGTTGCATGCCGCATTGTTATGGACGATAAGTGATTTTCCTGGATATGCAACCTTATCTGGGTGGAGTACCAAAGGTAAATTTGCATGCCCGGTGTGCCACAAATTTACACATGCACGCTGGTTAAAAAATGGCAAGAAATACTGCTATATGGGTCACCGCAAATTTTTGAACAGTGACCATGAGTTTCGCAAAAATGCTCAACATTTTGATGGAACTGAAGAGTATGGAAGACCACCACCCTTACTTTCTGGAGACGAAGTGATCAACgagttgaaaaattttaaattgaaattCGGAAAAACCGTTGATGATAATCCAGAACTGCCATACAATTGGAAAAAGATGAGTATTTTCTTCGATTTACCATATTGGAAAGATAATGTGATACGTCACAATCTTGATCTTATGCATATTGAAAAGAATGTATGTGAATCAATTTGCGGGACATTGCTGAATATGAAAGGGAAAACAAAAGATAATATTAAATCTCGTCTTGATTTGCAAGAAATTGGCATACGTTCAGCACTTCATCCTATCAAGAAAGGACCAAGTAGAGTTTCTCTTCCTCCAGCATGTTATTCAATGGGGAAAAAAGAGAAGGGTATATTTTGCAAGGTTTTGAAAAAAGTTAAAGTTCCAGATGGCTATGCATCTAACATTTCACGATGTGTTCAACTGAAACCAGCAAAATTAATTGGTCTAAAAAGCCATGACAACCATATTTTGATGCAGCAGTTGTTGCCAGTAGCACTACGTAGAACTTTGTCTAAATTAGTACGGACTCCTTTGATTAAATTGAGCAG TACAACTTGCTGGACCAGTTCCCTACCGATGGATGTAtccatttga
- the LOC140886968 gene encoding uncharacterized protein isoform X1 produces MSLFDIHTPHIYTYIIYLFFELVLVDIFIKLVMDKTWMYLPRQTEEYRKGLESFLDFAFSNANVNGKIACPCARCKIGICVSREDAYDHLTVDGFIKGYTHWVAHGEISSSASSVSSSVPYRADVDDMEGLVHEAFGVPQHDENINNTSGFEKDNDIPIGEAQKFYKLIDDSQEELYPGCKKFSKLAFIIRLLHLKCLGKMTNKIFDMLLDLLREAFPNAMKDLPKSYYEAEKLMKQLGLGYEKIDACPNDCTLYWRLDKERVKCKTCDEPRWETSEGDPSGEKRKVARKVLWYFPIKPRLQRLFMSCKTAVHMRWHSESRTKDGYMRHPADSPAWKTFDHNHLEFAKDPRNVRLGLASDGFNPFKNMSVVHSTWPVVLVPYNLPPWMCMKQPYFMLSLLIPGPSAPGNNIDIYLQPLIADLKDLWEVGVETYDASTKQNFQLHAALLWTISDFPGYATLSGWSTKGKFACPVCHKFTHARWLKNGKKYCYMGHRKFLNSDHEFRKNAQHFDGTEEYGRPPPLLSGDEVINELKNFKLKFGKTVDDNPELPYNWKKMSIFFDLPYWKDNVIRHNLDLMHIEKNVCESICGTLLNMKGKTKDNIKSRLDLQEIGIRSALHPIKKGPSRVSLPPACYSMGKKEKGIFCKVLKKVKVPDGYASNISRCVQLKPAKLIGLKSHDNHILMQQLLPVALRRTLSKLVRTPLIKLSRYFRELCCKVISPTDAVRLRTDIVVILCQLEKIFPPSFFDIMIHLTVHLATEVQLAGPVPYRWMYPFES; encoded by the exons aTGTCTTTGTTTGATATTCATACtccacatatatatacatatattatatatttgttttttgaaCTTGTGTTAGTAgatatttttatcaaacttgTGATGGATAAAACTTGGATGTATTTGCCGAGACAAACTGAGGAATACAGAAAAGGACTGGAGAGTTTCCTAGATTTTGCATTTTCTAATGCAAACGTAAATGGAAAAATTGCATGTCCTTGTGCAAGATGTAAGATTGGCATATGTGTTTCAAGAGAGGATGCTTATGATCATTTGACGGTTGATGGATTTATCAAAGGTTATACCCACTGGGTTGCTCATGGAGAGATATCAAGTAGTGCATCTTCAGTATCTAGTTCTGTTCCATATCGTGCTGATGTAGATGATATGGAGGGGCTAGTTCACGAGGCTTTTGGGGTCCCACAACACGACGAAAATATTAACAATACATCAGGATTTGAAAAGGATAATGATATTCCAATTGGGGAGGCCCAAAAATTCTATAAACTAATTGATGATTCGCAAGAAGAGTTATATCCAGGCTGCAAGAAATTTTCAAAACTTGCATTCATCATTCGCTTGCTTCACTTAAAATGTCTTGGTAAAATGACCAATAAAATCTTCGACATGCTTTTGGATTTGTTGAGAGAAGCATTTCCTAATGCCATGAAGGATTTACCAAAATCATATTATGAAGCAGAGAAATTGATGAAGCAATTAGGACTTGGCTACGAAAAGATCGATGCTTGCCCTAATGATTGCACCTTGTACTGGAGGTTGGACAAAGAAAGAGTTAAATGCAAAACATGTGATGAGCCAAGATGGGAAACTTCTGAAGGTGATCCAAGTGGTGAGAAGAGGAAAGTTGCACGAAAGGTTTTATGGTATTTTCCAATAAAGCCTAGGTTACAACGTTTGTTCATGTCGTGCAAAACAGCAGTCCATATGAGATGGCATTCTGAATCTCGCACAAAAGATGGTTACATGCGGCATCCAGCCGATTCCCCAGCTTGGAAAACGTTTGACCATAATCATCTAGAATTCGCAAAGGATCCCCGGAACGTAAGGCTTGGATTAGCTTCTGATGGATTTAATCCATTCAAAAACATGAGTGTGGTGCACAGTACATGGCCAGTCGTTTTAGTGCCATATAATCTTCCGCCATGGATGTGTATGAAACAACCATACTTTATGTTATCGTTGTTAATACCTGGTCCATCTGCTCCTGGAAATAACATCGACATATACTTGCAGCCCCTTATTGCagatttgaaggatttgtgGGAAGTAGGAGTGGAGACATATGATGCATCAACCAAGCAAAATTTTCAGTTGCATGCCGCATTGTTATGGACGATAAGTGATTTTCCTGGATATGCAACCTTATCTGGGTGGAGTACCAAAGGTAAATTTGCATGCCCGGTGTGCCACAAATTTACACATGCACGCTGGTTAAAAAATGGCAAGAAATACTGCTATATGGGTCACCGCAAATTTTTGAACAGTGACCATGAGTTTCGCAAAAATGCTCAACATTTTGATGGAACTGAAGAGTATGGAAGACCACCACCCTTACTTTCTGGAGACGAAGTGATCAACgagttgaaaaattttaaattgaaattCGGAAAAACCGTTGATGATAATCCAGAACTGCCATACAATTGGAAAAAGATGAGTATTTTCTTCGATTTACCATATTGGAAAGATAATGTGATACGTCACAATCTTGATCTTATGCATATTGAAAAGAATGTATGTGAATCAATTTGCGGGACATTGCTGAATATGAAAGGGAAAACAAAAGATAATATTAAATCTCGTCTTGATTTGCAAGAAATTGGCATACGTTCAGCACTTCATCCTATCAAGAAAGGACCAAGTAGAGTTTCTCTTCCTCCAGCATGTTATTCAATGGGGAAAAAAGAGAAGGGTATATTTTGCAAGGTTTTGAAAAAAGTTAAAGTTCCAGATGGCTATGCATCTAACATTTCACGATGTGTTCAACTGAAACCAGCAAAATTAATTGGTCTAAAAAGCCATGACAACCATATTTTGATGCAGCAGTTGTTGCCAGTAGCACTACGTAGAACTTTGTCTAAATTAGTACGGACTCCTTTGATTAAATTGAGCAGGTATTTTAGAGAGCTATGTTGTAAAGTAATTTCTCCTACTGATGCGGTTCGTCTTAGGACAGATATTGTGGTGATCTTGTGTCAATTAGAGAAGATTTTTCCTCCCTCATTTTTTGACATAATGATTCATTTAACCGTACATTTGGCTACTGAAGTACAACTTGCTGGACCAGTTCCCTACCGATGGATGTAtccatttgaaag CTGA
- the LOC140886970 gene encoding uncharacterized protein produces MHSESFASWFAKHIENINLPQDDPVTNDLKSLAGGPNFIGIQYAKFVSNGFRFHTKEVERKRKTQNCGVIVRATTSSYSSIRDQNPISSELDYYGILKNVIELDYGGGRRVVLFECEWVSKGKRLKLDDDGFVLANFTNVKRNNEPYILASQAMQVFYVEDPLDCNWHVVITTDARAKYKMQPLADVDSYLQSCVGNPTDDDNQEVVWVRDGVAGEEIDIDT; encoded by the exons ATGCATAGTGAGTCTTTTGCCTCTTGGTTTGCCAAACAT ATTGAAAATATAAATCTTCCACAAGATGATCCGGTAACAAATGATCTGAAATCACTTGCCGGAGGCCCGAATTTCATAGGGATACAATATGCAAAATTTGTTTCAAATGGATTTAGGTTTCATACAAAAGAAGTTGAACGCAAGAGAAAAACACAGAATTGTGGTGTAATTGTTCGGGCCACTACTTCAAGTTATTCAAGTATAAGAGATCAAAATCCAATATCAAGTGAACTTGATTATTATGGGATTTTGAAAAACGTGATTGAGCTAGATTATGGTGGAGGTCGAAGAGTTGTTTTATTCGAATGTGAATGGGTTTCCAAAGGCAAACGACTAAAATTGGATGATGATGGTTTTGTGTTGGCTAATTTTACAAATGTGAAGCGCAACAACGAGCCTTATATATTAGCATCTCAGGCCATGCAAGTTTTTTATGTGGAAGATCCACTTGATTGTAATTGGCATGTTGTTATCACCACTGATGCAAGAGCAAAGTATAAGATGCAACCTCTTGCAGATGTTGATTCATATCTTCAAAGTTGTGTTGGTAATCCTACAGACGATGATAACCAAGAAGTCGTTTGGGTTCGGGATGGCGTTGCAGGAGAGGAAATTGATATTGATACATGA
- the LOC140886969 gene encoding uncharacterized protein, which translates to MTQEGKIVGKSHFQHQGEIDAQPRIMVANHAARNSKRVKVGLAKQLGSMVASEKEFQNKLNVMNNQMDEASKKQQNDAQGMTHKFKTVGKPRFELQNEFAQSHIIDNHAILNSKEREVGVIRELGSMNDNGKECQNIKDMLNNQMDKGSIQQQNDVRGMTRKSRSVGKSHFQLQDLTNTQSRIMIHNHAAGNLKEKVYHAREVGIMATSEKDQNVIQIHDASNKNHLEFQGLTSKITSSINRNFENTIQDQTDFMDEEYDQDVDSESESDDAEKKIRGPTFMKEIWGRPSTLPRIKIQCDDMGRPIGSRRNKFTDFLGTLARNGKYCPIDVEGWHKMPLDLKKKMLDVIKEKYDLPPGTESWTLNSIAKKWRNWKSELKKKYYDPELPIQVLLQKRDQRAFVEQYVKLVAHWNTEKSKERSEKNKIARKQKIMNQTTGRRSFAQMQQKLRKKNGRLPSRVELFHACFTHASGSPSSNIVAEKLAAMKELENQLHEDEDDQIGQNDIFAQIMGPDRPGRVRMLGDGVKTTDLWGEVPSRSTCNRIVMEQKTLLEKMDEQIRKQGQHIAMLESKFLSQPNKDLGSNYNNMQHTPSSSSPLLSDPASLSLRIGCSVSLQSLFDSTKIVAKGVVRGMDANIEVGRQMLGPNWCEIQVLVVLEKEESLIRPYDLLQNFGDALGGMIAWPSHLLKVNQEDFY; encoded by the exons ATGACTCAAGAGGGTAAAATTGTCGGAAAATCTCATTTTCAACATCAAGGTGAGATAGACGCACAACCTCGAAttatggttgccaatcacgcaGCTCGAAATTCAAAAAGAG TTAAAGTCGGTCTTGCTAAGCAACTTGGTAGCATGGTAGCTAGCGAAAAAG AATTTCAAAACAAACTAAATGTGATGAATAACCAAATGGATGAAGCTTCAAAGAAGCAACAGAATGATGCACAAG gaatGACTCATAAGTTTAAAACCGTTGGAAAACCTCGTTTTGAACTTCAGAATGAGTTTGCACAATCACATATTATTGACAATCATGCAATTCTCAATTCTAAAGAAAGAG AAGTCGGTGTTATAAGGGAACTTGGTAGCATGAATGACAATGGAAAAG AATGTCAAAACATAAAAGATATGTTGAATAACCAAATGGATAAAGGTTCAATACAGCAACAAAATGATGTACGAG GAATGACTCGTAAGAGTAGAAGTGTTGGAAAATCTCATTTTCAACTTCAAGATTTGACAAATACTCAATCCCGGATTATGATCCACAATCACGCAGCTGGAAATTTAAAAGAGAAAG TCTATCATGCAAGGGAAGTTGGTATCATGGCAACTAGCGAAAAAGATCAAAATGTTATTCAAATACATGATGCTTCAAATAAGAATCACCTTGAGTTTCAAG GTTTGACATCTAAGATCACATCCAGCATTAaccgaaattttgaaaatacgATTCAAGACCAAACTGATTTTATGGATGAAGAATATGATCAAG ATGTTGATAGTGAAAGTGAATCTGATGATGCTGAGAAAAAGATTAGAGGCCCTACATTTATGAAAGAAATTTGGGGTCGACCTAGTACGCTGCCACGCATTAAGATTCAATGTGATGATATGGGGCGTCCTATAGGATCAAGAAGAAATAAATTTACTGACTTTTTGGGTACTTTGGCAAGAAATGGTAAATATTGTCCGATCGACGTGGAAGGTTGGCATAAAATGCCATTAGATCTTAAGAAAAAAATGTTAGATGTAATAAAG GAAAAGTACGATCTTCCTCCTGGAACAGAGAGTTGGACACTCAATTCAATAGCAAAAAAATGGAGAAACTGGAAGTCAGAACTAAAAAAAAAGTATTATGATCCTGAGTTGCCAATACAAGTTCTTTTGCAAAAAAGAGATCAAAGAGCCTTTGTTGAACAATATGTGAAACTAGTTGCTCACTGGAACACAGAAAAATCAAAG GAGAgaagtgaaaaaaataaaattgctcGAAAGCAAAAGATAATGAATCAGACAACTGGAAGAAGATCTTTCGCTCAAATGCAACAAAAATTG agaaaaaaaaatgggcGGCTTCCATCACGAGTTGAATTATTTCATGCCTGCTTCACTCATGCCAGTGGAAGTCCCTCGAGCAATATTGTGGCAGAAAAATTG GCTGCAATGAAAGAACTGGAAAATCAACTTCATGAAGATGAGGATGATCAGATAGGTCAAAATGACATTTTTGCTCAGATCATGGGACCAGATAGACCTGGCCGAGTGCGTATGCTTGGTGATGGTGTTAAAACAACTGATTTATGGGGAGAAGTTCCAAGTCGTAGTACATGCAACCGAATAGTGATGGAGCAAAAGACACTGTTAGAAAAAATGGATGAGCAAATTAGAAAGCAAGGTCAACACATTGCAATGTTAGAATCAAAGTTTTTGAGTCAACCAAACAAGGACCTTGGTTCAAACTACAACAATATGCAGCATACACCATCATCTAGCAGTCCATTACTTTCTGATCCAGCTAGTTTATCTTTGAGG ATTGGATGTTCTGTCTCGTTACAAAGTCTATTTGATTCGACGAAAATTGTGGCAAAAGGAGTTGTTCGTGGCATGGATGCTAATATTGAAGTTGGGAGACAGATGCTAGGACCAAATTGGTGTGAAATACAAGTTTTAGTTGtcttagaaaaggaagagagtTTGATTAGGCCATATGATCTTTTACAGAATTTTGGAGATGCGCTTGGAGGAATGATAGCTTGGCCTTCTCATTTG TTGAAAGTTAATCAAGAAGACTTCTATTAG